From a region of the Danio aesculapii chromosome 4, fDanAes4.1, whole genome shotgun sequence genome:
- the LOC130222167 gene encoding gastrula zinc finger protein XlCGF8.2DB-like: MAFIKEESEDVKIEETFRVKHEDLQEQTDLIEENEGSKEEEHHVKIEEKTHLQTDSILKRRDKNRFTCTCTQCGKSFGRKGNLKIHMMIHTGEKPFTCTQCGKSFSQLSSLNQHMRIHTGEKPFTCTQCGKSFSQSSSLNLHMKTHTGEKPFSCTQCGKSFSQSSSLNPHMMSHTGEKPFTCTQCGKSFHCSSHLNQHMRIHTGEKPFTCTQCGRSFSQSSDLNKHSKTHTGEKPFTCTQCGKSFHCSSYLNQHMRIHTGEKPFTCTQCGRSFSQSSSLDQHMRIHTGEKPFTCTQCGRSFSQSSSLNQHMRIHTGEKPFTCT; encoded by the exons acctaattgaagagaatgaggggagtaaagaggaggaacatcatgtcaaaattgaggaaaaaactcatttacagactgatagtattttgaaaaggagagacaagaatcgtttcacctgcacctgcactcagtgtggaaagagttttggaagaaaaggcaatcttaagattcacatgatgatccacactggagagaaaccattcacatgcactcagtgtggaaaaagtttcagccaattatcatcccttaatcaacacatgaggatccacactggagagaaaccattcacttgcactcagtgtgggaagagtttcagccaatcatcatcccttaatctacac atgaagacccacactggagagaaaccattctcatgcactcagtgtgggaagagtttcagccaatcatcatcccttaatccacacatgatgagccacactggagagaaaccattcacatgcactcagtgtgggaaaagttttcaCTGCTcttcacaccttaatcaacacatgaggatccacactggagagaaaccattcacttgcactcagtgtgggaggagtttcagccaatcatcagaccttaataaacactcgaagacccacactggagagaaaccgttcacatgcactcagtgtgggaaaagttttcaCTGCTCTTCataccttaatcaacacatgaggatccacactggagagaaaccattcacttgcactcagtgtgggaggagcttcagccaatcatcatcccttgatcaacacatgaggatccacactggagagaaaccattcacttgcactcagtgtgggagaagtttcagccaatcatcatcccttaatcaacacatgaggatccacactggagagaaaccattcacatgcacttag